The following are from one region of the Plutella xylostella chromosome 21, ilPluXylo3.1, whole genome shotgun sequence genome:
- the LOC105395333 gene encoding zinc finger RNA-binding protein isoform X1, translating into MMAANNYFGFTHGGTQYGAATGAAYGGQTGYAVAPAATAATYGTQRAAATGYDTAYQAAAATQAAAHAHAHAAAAAASAYDASKSAYYQQAAAAYPHQAHAAPPQPAAAYDAAKPQYSTTPTYAQVNDGYYTYKTNQGTARANTAAKTYGGVYTATTATTSYPTQAYTAPAAQTANKTGNRGNTAYDTALYNAATMYVAQQNKTGGGGGGSGWKYNKSGVGAAGQQRRPKPPPKAQQLHYCDVCRISCAGPQTYKEHLEGQKHKKKEAAVKLAAAGAAIQGGRTGGGSSLRCELCDVTCTGADAYAAHVRGIKHQKVVKLHTMLGKPIPSTEPTKIGAKKTVAGAPKIAFVASGGLSTVGTTEGTPAGEVKDEDKESDGEPEPEVQPVGQDYIEEIRGDDGKALSFNCKLCDCRFNDPNAKEMHMKGRRHRLQYKKKVQPDLVVNVKPSMHQRKLAEQKAQRMLVREELWARRRMHENMEEEERAYWEGGAETWWPRAPHHHMHPGMGMGYGGARRPETSDDRHVAAKHAAIYPAEAELQLIQRAVSHTERALKALSDAMQPPSKTKTPAAPAAKVTVKQEEPNKEEKPEGKEDGRDNQLFSFMGEGENVPAGDAAPPPRALKGVMRVGLLAKGLLLKGDRDVRLVVLCHDRPTVTLLKRVAADLPVHLNKVKGPGDEPKYKVELLPAEGAVQVSDGSVHVLVSLTSAVMREPAEGGDIKRDDKDVLPRQKCLDALAALRHAKWFQARAATLQSCVIIIRILRDLCRRIPNWTPLNPYAMELLVSAVMQSAGAALSPGEALRRVLEAVAGGCLLEHAPGLRDPCEKDLVDALGNMPPQKREDITASAQQFLRQVAFRQIHKVLDMEPLPKTAKTHTGPWKFPRKRRRSNTDAEGDTPNGEGKVVKTEEKMDATENGAAAKAK; encoded by the exons ATGATGGCAGCAAATAACTATTTTGGGTTTACTCACGGAGGAACCCAATACGG CGCGGCCACTGGAGCCGCGTACGGGGGACAGACAGGGTACGCAGTAGCGCCGGCGGCGACTGCTGCCACGTACGGCACCCAGCGCGCCGCGGCCACAGGCTACGACACTGCGTATCAGGCGGCAGCCGCCACTCAAG CAGCGGCGCACGCTCACgcgcacgcggcggcggcggcggcctcgGCCTACGACGCCAGCAAGAGCGCGTACTAccagcaggcggcggcggcctaCCCGCACCAGgcgcacgccgcgccgccgcagcccGCCGCTGCCTACGACGCCGCCAAGCCGCAGTATTCCACTACACCTACTTACGCTCAG GTAAATGATGGCTATTATACTTACAAAACTAAT CAGGGCACGGCTCGTGCTAACACGGCCGCGAAGACTTACGGTGGAGTGTACACCGCCACCACAGCAACTACTTCGTACCCCACTCAAGCTTACACCGCGCCTGCCGCCCAAACTGCTAATA AGACGGGTAACCGCGGCAACACTGCGTACGACACGGCGCTGTACAACGCCGCCACCATGTACGTGGCGCAGCAGAACAAGACCGGCGGAGGCGGCGG TGGCAGCGGCTGGAAGTACAACAAGTCGGGCGTGGGCGCGGCGGGGCAGCAGCGCCGCCCCAAGCCCCCGCCCAAGGCGCAGCAGCTGCACTACTGTGACGTGTGCCGCATCTCCTGCGCTGGACCACAG ACCTACAAAGAGCATCTCGAAGGCCAGAAGCACAAGAAGAAGGAGGCAGCAGTCAAACTCGCTGCCGCTGGGGCTGCCATCCAGGGCGGGCGCACGGGCGGCGGCTCGTCGCTGCGCTGCGAGCTGTGTGACGTCACGTGCACGGGCGCCGACGCCTACGCCGCGCACGTCCGCGGCATCAAGCACCAGAAGGTCGTGAAGCTGCACACGATGTTGGGGAAGCCGATTCCGTCCACCGAGCCGACTAAGATTGGAG CCAAAAAGACGGTCGCCGGCGCGCCCAAGATCGCTTTCGTGGCGTCCGGCGGGCTCAGCACTGTGGGCACTACCGAGGGCACCCCCGCAGGCGAGGTCAAGGACGAAGACAAGGAGTCTGACGGCGAGCCCGAGCCCGAGGTGCAGCCCGTCGGCCAGGACTACATCGAGGAGATCAGGGGAGACGACGGCAAGGCGCTCAGCTTCAACTGCAAGCTGTGCGACTGCCGGTTCAATGACCCTAACGCTAAGGAGATGCACATGAAGGGCAGGCGCCATCGGCTGCAGTATAAGAAGAAG GTTCAGCCCGACCTGGTGGTGAACGTGAAGCCGTCCATGCACCAGCGCAAGCTCGCGGAGCAGAAGGCGCAGCGGATGCTGGTGCGCGAAGAGCTGTGGGCGCGCCGCCGCATGCACGag AACATGGAGGAGGAGGAGCGCGCGTACTGGGAGGGCGGCGCGGAGACGTGGtggccgcgcgcgccgcaccACCACATGCACCCT GGCATGGGCATGGGCtacggcggcgcgcggcgcccGGAGACCTCCGACGACCGGCACGTGGCGGCCAAGCACGCCGCCATCTACCCGGCCGAGGCCGAGCTGCAGCTCATCCAGCGAGCCGTGAGCCACACGGAGCGCGCGCTCAAGGCGCTCAGTGACGCGATGCAGCCACCTAGCAAGACCAAG ACTCCGGCGGCGCCGGCTGCTAAAGTGACGGTCAAGCAAGAGGAACCTAACAAGGAAGAGAAACCAGAAGGCAAGGAAGATGGCCGCGATAACCAATT GTTTTCATTCATGGGTGAAGGCGAGAACGTCCCAGCGGGTGACGctgcgccgcccccgcgcgcgcTCAAGGGCGTCATGCGCGTCGGACTGCTCGCTAAAG GGCTGCTGCTGAAGGGCGACCGCGACGTGCGCCTGGTGGTGCTGTGCCACGACCGCCCCACCGTCACGCTGCTGAAGCGCGTCGCCGCCGACCTGCCCGTGCACCTCAACAAGGTCAAG GGTCCGGGCGACGAGCCCAAGTACAAGGTGGAGCTGCTGCCGGCGGAGGGCGCGGTGCAGGTGTCGGACGGCTCCGTGCACGTGCTGGTCAGCCTCACCTCCGCCGTCATGCGCGAGCCCGCAG AGGGCGGCGACATTAAACGCGACGACAAGGACGTGCTTCCGCGGCAGAAGTGTCTGGACGCGCTGGCCGCGCTGCGCCACGCCAAGTGGTTCCAG GCTAGGGCCGCCACGCTGCAGTCTTGCGTGATCATCATCCGCATCCTGCGGGACCTGTGCCGCAGGATCCCCAACTGGACGCCGCTCAACCCCTAC GCGATGGAGCTGCTGGTGTCGGCGGTGATGCAgtcggcgggcgcggcgctgtCGCCGGGCGAGGCACTGCGCCGCGTGCTCGAGGCGGTGGCGGGCGGCTGTCTGCTGGAGCACGCGCCCGGCCTGCGCGACCCCTGCGAGAAGGACTTGGTG GACGCGCTCGGCAACATGCCGCCGCAGAAGCGTGAGGACATCACGGCGTCCGCGCAGCAGTTCCTGCGCCAGGTCGCCTTCAGACAGATCCACAAG
- the LOC105395333 gene encoding zinc finger RNA-binding protein isoform X4: MMAANNYFGFTHGGTQYGAATGAAYGGQTGYAVAPAATAATYGTQRAAATGYDTAYQAAAATQAAAHAHAHAAAAAASAYDASKSAYYQQAAAAYPHQAHAAPPQPAAAYDAAKPQYSTTPTYAQQGTARANTAAKTYGGVYTATTATTSYPTQAYTAPAAQTANKTGNRGNTAYDTALYNAATMYVAQQNKTGGGGGGSGWKYNKSGVGAAGQQRRPKPPPKAQQLHYCDVCRISCAGPQTYKEHLEGQKHKKKEAAVKLAAAGAAIQGGRTGGGSSLRCELCDVTCTGADAYAAHVRGIKHQKVVKLHTMLGKPIPSTEPTKIGAKKTVAGAPKIAFVASGGLSTVGTTEGTPAGEVKDEDKESDGEPEPEVQPVGQDYIEEIRGDDGKALSFNCKLCDCRFNDPNAKEMHMKGRRHRLQYKKKVQPDLVVNVKPSMHQRKLAEQKAQRMLVREELWARRRMHENMEEEERAYWEGGAETWWPRAPHHHMHPGMGMGYGGARRPETSDDRHVAAKHAAIYPAEAELQLIQRAVSHTERALKALSDAMQPPSKTKTPAAPAAKVTVKQEEPNKEEKPEGKEDGRDNQLFSFMGEGENVPAGDAAPPPRALKGVMRVGLLAKGLLLKGDRDVRLVVLCHDRPTVTLLKRVAADLPVHLNKVKGPGDEPKYKVELLPAEGAVQVSDGSVHVLVSLTSAVMREPAEGGDIKRDDKDVLPRQKCLDALAALRHAKWFQARAATLQSCVIIIRILRDLCRRIPNWTPLNPYAMELLVSAVMQSAGAALSPGEALRRVLEAVAGGCLLEHAPGLRDPCEKDLVDALGNMPPQKREDITASAQQFLRQVAFRQIHKVLDMEPLPKTAKTHTGPWKFPRKRRRSNTDAEGDTPNGEGKVVKTEEKMDATENGAAAKAK; encoded by the exons ATGATGGCAGCAAATAACTATTTTGGGTTTACTCACGGAGGAACCCAATACGG CGCGGCCACTGGAGCCGCGTACGGGGGACAGACAGGGTACGCAGTAGCGCCGGCGGCGACTGCTGCCACGTACGGCACCCAGCGCGCCGCGGCCACAGGCTACGACACTGCGTATCAGGCGGCAGCCGCCACTCAAG CAGCGGCGCACGCTCACgcgcacgcggcggcggcggcggcctcgGCCTACGACGCCAGCAAGAGCGCGTACTAccagcaggcggcggcggcctaCCCGCACCAGgcgcacgccgcgccgccgcagcccGCCGCTGCCTACGACGCCGCCAAGCCGCAGTATTCCACTACACCTACTTACGCTCAG CAGGGCACGGCTCGTGCTAACACGGCCGCGAAGACTTACGGTGGAGTGTACACCGCCACCACAGCAACTACTTCGTACCCCACTCAAGCTTACACCGCGCCTGCCGCCCAAACTGCTAATA AGACGGGTAACCGCGGCAACACTGCGTACGACACGGCGCTGTACAACGCCGCCACCATGTACGTGGCGCAGCAGAACAAGACCGGCGGAGGCGGCGG TGGCAGCGGCTGGAAGTACAACAAGTCGGGCGTGGGCGCGGCGGGGCAGCAGCGCCGCCCCAAGCCCCCGCCCAAGGCGCAGCAGCTGCACTACTGTGACGTGTGCCGCATCTCCTGCGCTGGACCACAG ACCTACAAAGAGCATCTCGAAGGCCAGAAGCACAAGAAGAAGGAGGCAGCAGTCAAACTCGCTGCCGCTGGGGCTGCCATCCAGGGCGGGCGCACGGGCGGCGGCTCGTCGCTGCGCTGCGAGCTGTGTGACGTCACGTGCACGGGCGCCGACGCCTACGCCGCGCACGTCCGCGGCATCAAGCACCAGAAGGTCGTGAAGCTGCACACGATGTTGGGGAAGCCGATTCCGTCCACCGAGCCGACTAAGATTGGAG CCAAAAAGACGGTCGCCGGCGCGCCCAAGATCGCTTTCGTGGCGTCCGGCGGGCTCAGCACTGTGGGCACTACCGAGGGCACCCCCGCAGGCGAGGTCAAGGACGAAGACAAGGAGTCTGACGGCGAGCCCGAGCCCGAGGTGCAGCCCGTCGGCCAGGACTACATCGAGGAGATCAGGGGAGACGACGGCAAGGCGCTCAGCTTCAACTGCAAGCTGTGCGACTGCCGGTTCAATGACCCTAACGCTAAGGAGATGCACATGAAGGGCAGGCGCCATCGGCTGCAGTATAAGAAGAAG GTTCAGCCCGACCTGGTGGTGAACGTGAAGCCGTCCATGCACCAGCGCAAGCTCGCGGAGCAGAAGGCGCAGCGGATGCTGGTGCGCGAAGAGCTGTGGGCGCGCCGCCGCATGCACGag AACATGGAGGAGGAGGAGCGCGCGTACTGGGAGGGCGGCGCGGAGACGTGGtggccgcgcgcgccgcaccACCACATGCACCCT GGCATGGGCATGGGCtacggcggcgcgcggcgcccGGAGACCTCCGACGACCGGCACGTGGCGGCCAAGCACGCCGCCATCTACCCGGCCGAGGCCGAGCTGCAGCTCATCCAGCGAGCCGTGAGCCACACGGAGCGCGCGCTCAAGGCGCTCAGTGACGCGATGCAGCCACCTAGCAAGACCAAG ACTCCGGCGGCGCCGGCTGCTAAAGTGACGGTCAAGCAAGAGGAACCTAACAAGGAAGAGAAACCAGAAGGCAAGGAAGATGGCCGCGATAACCAATT GTTTTCATTCATGGGTGAAGGCGAGAACGTCCCAGCGGGTGACGctgcgccgcccccgcgcgcgcTCAAGGGCGTCATGCGCGTCGGACTGCTCGCTAAAG GGCTGCTGCTGAAGGGCGACCGCGACGTGCGCCTGGTGGTGCTGTGCCACGACCGCCCCACCGTCACGCTGCTGAAGCGCGTCGCCGCCGACCTGCCCGTGCACCTCAACAAGGTCAAG GGTCCGGGCGACGAGCCCAAGTACAAGGTGGAGCTGCTGCCGGCGGAGGGCGCGGTGCAGGTGTCGGACGGCTCCGTGCACGTGCTGGTCAGCCTCACCTCCGCCGTCATGCGCGAGCCCGCAG AGGGCGGCGACATTAAACGCGACGACAAGGACGTGCTTCCGCGGCAGAAGTGTCTGGACGCGCTGGCCGCGCTGCGCCACGCCAAGTGGTTCCAG GCTAGGGCCGCCACGCTGCAGTCTTGCGTGATCATCATCCGCATCCTGCGGGACCTGTGCCGCAGGATCCCCAACTGGACGCCGCTCAACCCCTAC GCGATGGAGCTGCTGGTGTCGGCGGTGATGCAgtcggcgggcgcggcgctgtCGCCGGGCGAGGCACTGCGCCGCGTGCTCGAGGCGGTGGCGGGCGGCTGTCTGCTGGAGCACGCGCCCGGCCTGCGCGACCCCTGCGAGAAGGACTTGGTG GACGCGCTCGGCAACATGCCGCCGCAGAAGCGTGAGGACATCACGGCGTCCGCGCAGCAGTTCCTGCGCCAGGTCGCCTTCAGACAGATCCACAAG
- the LOC105395333 gene encoding zinc finger RNA-binding protein isoform X5: MMAANNYFGFTHGGTQYGAATGAAYGGQTGYAVAPAATAATYGTQRAAATGYDTAYQAAAATQAAAHAHAHAAAAAASAYDASKSAYYQQAAAAYPHQAHAAPPQPAAAYDAAKPQYSTTPTYAQGTARANTAAKTYGGVYTATTATTSYPTQAYTAPAAQTANKTGNRGNTAYDTALYNAATMYVAQQNKTGGGGGGSGWKYNKSGVGAAGQQRRPKPPPKAQQLHYCDVCRISCAGPQTYKEHLEGQKHKKKEAAVKLAAAGAAIQGGRTGGGSSLRCELCDVTCTGADAYAAHVRGIKHQKVVKLHTMLGKPIPSTEPTKIGAKKTVAGAPKIAFVASGGLSTVGTTEGTPAGEVKDEDKESDGEPEPEVQPVGQDYIEEIRGDDGKALSFNCKLCDCRFNDPNAKEMHMKGRRHRLQYKKKVQPDLVVNVKPSMHQRKLAEQKAQRMLVREELWARRRMHENMEEEERAYWEGGAETWWPRAPHHHMHPGMGMGYGGARRPETSDDRHVAAKHAAIYPAEAELQLIQRAVSHTERALKALSDAMQPPSKTKTPAAPAAKVTVKQEEPNKEEKPEGKEDGRDNQLFSFMGEGENVPAGDAAPPPRALKGVMRVGLLAKGLLLKGDRDVRLVVLCHDRPTVTLLKRVAADLPVHLNKVKGPGDEPKYKVELLPAEGAVQVSDGSVHVLVSLTSAVMREPAEGGDIKRDDKDVLPRQKCLDALAALRHAKWFQARAATLQSCVIIIRILRDLCRRIPNWTPLNPYAMELLVSAVMQSAGAALSPGEALRRVLEAVAGGCLLEHAPGLRDPCEKDLVDALGNMPPQKREDITASAQQFLRQVAFRQIHKVLDMEPLPKTAKTHTGPWKFPRKRRRSNTDAEGDTPNGEGKVVKTEEKMDATENGAAAKAK; encoded by the exons ATGATGGCAGCAAATAACTATTTTGGGTTTACTCACGGAGGAACCCAATACGG CGCGGCCACTGGAGCCGCGTACGGGGGACAGACAGGGTACGCAGTAGCGCCGGCGGCGACTGCTGCCACGTACGGCACCCAGCGCGCCGCGGCCACAGGCTACGACACTGCGTATCAGGCGGCAGCCGCCACTCAAG CAGCGGCGCACGCTCACgcgcacgcggcggcggcggcggcctcgGCCTACGACGCCAGCAAGAGCGCGTACTAccagcaggcggcggcggcctaCCCGCACCAGgcgcacgccgcgccgccgcagcccGCCGCTGCCTACGACGCCGCCAAGCCGCAGTATTCCACTACACCTACTTACGCTCAG GGCACGGCTCGTGCTAACACGGCCGCGAAGACTTACGGTGGAGTGTACACCGCCACCACAGCAACTACTTCGTACCCCACTCAAGCTTACACCGCGCCTGCCGCCCAAACTGCTAATA AGACGGGTAACCGCGGCAACACTGCGTACGACACGGCGCTGTACAACGCCGCCACCATGTACGTGGCGCAGCAGAACAAGACCGGCGGAGGCGGCGG TGGCAGCGGCTGGAAGTACAACAAGTCGGGCGTGGGCGCGGCGGGGCAGCAGCGCCGCCCCAAGCCCCCGCCCAAGGCGCAGCAGCTGCACTACTGTGACGTGTGCCGCATCTCCTGCGCTGGACCACAG ACCTACAAAGAGCATCTCGAAGGCCAGAAGCACAAGAAGAAGGAGGCAGCAGTCAAACTCGCTGCCGCTGGGGCTGCCATCCAGGGCGGGCGCACGGGCGGCGGCTCGTCGCTGCGCTGCGAGCTGTGTGACGTCACGTGCACGGGCGCCGACGCCTACGCCGCGCACGTCCGCGGCATCAAGCACCAGAAGGTCGTGAAGCTGCACACGATGTTGGGGAAGCCGATTCCGTCCACCGAGCCGACTAAGATTGGAG CCAAAAAGACGGTCGCCGGCGCGCCCAAGATCGCTTTCGTGGCGTCCGGCGGGCTCAGCACTGTGGGCACTACCGAGGGCACCCCCGCAGGCGAGGTCAAGGACGAAGACAAGGAGTCTGACGGCGAGCCCGAGCCCGAGGTGCAGCCCGTCGGCCAGGACTACATCGAGGAGATCAGGGGAGACGACGGCAAGGCGCTCAGCTTCAACTGCAAGCTGTGCGACTGCCGGTTCAATGACCCTAACGCTAAGGAGATGCACATGAAGGGCAGGCGCCATCGGCTGCAGTATAAGAAGAAG GTTCAGCCCGACCTGGTGGTGAACGTGAAGCCGTCCATGCACCAGCGCAAGCTCGCGGAGCAGAAGGCGCAGCGGATGCTGGTGCGCGAAGAGCTGTGGGCGCGCCGCCGCATGCACGag AACATGGAGGAGGAGGAGCGCGCGTACTGGGAGGGCGGCGCGGAGACGTGGtggccgcgcgcgccgcaccACCACATGCACCCT GGCATGGGCATGGGCtacggcggcgcgcggcgcccGGAGACCTCCGACGACCGGCACGTGGCGGCCAAGCACGCCGCCATCTACCCGGCCGAGGCCGAGCTGCAGCTCATCCAGCGAGCCGTGAGCCACACGGAGCGCGCGCTCAAGGCGCTCAGTGACGCGATGCAGCCACCTAGCAAGACCAAG ACTCCGGCGGCGCCGGCTGCTAAAGTGACGGTCAAGCAAGAGGAACCTAACAAGGAAGAGAAACCAGAAGGCAAGGAAGATGGCCGCGATAACCAATT GTTTTCATTCATGGGTGAAGGCGAGAACGTCCCAGCGGGTGACGctgcgccgcccccgcgcgcgcTCAAGGGCGTCATGCGCGTCGGACTGCTCGCTAAAG GGCTGCTGCTGAAGGGCGACCGCGACGTGCGCCTGGTGGTGCTGTGCCACGACCGCCCCACCGTCACGCTGCTGAAGCGCGTCGCCGCCGACCTGCCCGTGCACCTCAACAAGGTCAAG GGTCCGGGCGACGAGCCCAAGTACAAGGTGGAGCTGCTGCCGGCGGAGGGCGCGGTGCAGGTGTCGGACGGCTCCGTGCACGTGCTGGTCAGCCTCACCTCCGCCGTCATGCGCGAGCCCGCAG AGGGCGGCGACATTAAACGCGACGACAAGGACGTGCTTCCGCGGCAGAAGTGTCTGGACGCGCTGGCCGCGCTGCGCCACGCCAAGTGGTTCCAG GCTAGGGCCGCCACGCTGCAGTCTTGCGTGATCATCATCCGCATCCTGCGGGACCTGTGCCGCAGGATCCCCAACTGGACGCCGCTCAACCCCTAC GCGATGGAGCTGCTGGTGTCGGCGGTGATGCAgtcggcgggcgcggcgctgtCGCCGGGCGAGGCACTGCGCCGCGTGCTCGAGGCGGTGGCGGGCGGCTGTCTGCTGGAGCACGCGCCCGGCCTGCGCGACCCCTGCGAGAAGGACTTGGTG GACGCGCTCGGCAACATGCCGCCGCAGAAGCGTGAGGACATCACGGCGTCCGCGCAGCAGTTCCTGCGCCAGGTCGCCTTCAGACAGATCCACAAG
- the LOC105395333 gene encoding zinc finger RNA-binding protein isoform X3 → MMAANNYFGFTHGGTQYGAATGAAYGGQTGYAVAPAATAATYGTQRAAATGYDTAYQAAAATQAAAHAHAHAAAAAASAYDASKSAYYQQAAAAYPHQAHAAPPQPAAAYDAAKPQYSTTPTYAQVNDGYYTYKTNGTARANTAAKTYGGVYTATTATTSYPTQAYTAPAAQTANKTGNRGNTAYDTALYNAATMYVAQQNKTGGGGGGSGWKYNKSGVGAAGQQRRPKPPPKAQQLHYCDVCRISCAGPQTYKEHLEGQKHKKKEAAVKLAAAGAAIQGGRTGGGSSLRCELCDVTCTGADAYAAHVRGIKHQKVVKLHTMLGKPIPSTEPTKIGAKKTVAGAPKIAFVASGGLSTVGTTEGTPAGEVKDEDKESDGEPEPEVQPVGQDYIEEIRGDDGKALSFNCKLCDCRFNDPNAKEMHMKGRRHRLQYKKKVQPDLVVNVKPSMHQRKLAEQKAQRMLVREELWARRRMHENMEEEERAYWEGGAETWWPRAPHHHMHPGMGMGYGGARRPETSDDRHVAAKHAAIYPAEAELQLIQRAVSHTERALKALSDAMQPPSKTKTPAAPAAKVTVKQEEPNKEEKPEGKEDGRDNQLFSFMGEGENVPAGDAAPPPRALKGVMRVGLLAKGLLLKGDRDVRLVVLCHDRPTVTLLKRVAADLPVHLNKVKGPGDEPKYKVELLPAEGAVQVSDGSVHVLVSLTSAVMREPAEGGDIKRDDKDVLPRQKCLDALAALRHAKWFQARAATLQSCVIIIRILRDLCRRIPNWTPLNPYAMELLVSAVMQSAGAALSPGEALRRVLEAVAGGCLLEHAPGLRDPCEKDLVDALGNMPPQKREDITASAQQFLRQVAFRQIHKVLDMEPLPKTAKTHTGPWKFPRKRRRSNTDAEGDTPNGEGKVVKTEEKMDATENGAAAKAK, encoded by the exons ATGATGGCAGCAAATAACTATTTTGGGTTTACTCACGGAGGAACCCAATACGG CGCGGCCACTGGAGCCGCGTACGGGGGACAGACAGGGTACGCAGTAGCGCCGGCGGCGACTGCTGCCACGTACGGCACCCAGCGCGCCGCGGCCACAGGCTACGACACTGCGTATCAGGCGGCAGCCGCCACTCAAG CAGCGGCGCACGCTCACgcgcacgcggcggcggcggcggcctcgGCCTACGACGCCAGCAAGAGCGCGTACTAccagcaggcggcggcggcctaCCCGCACCAGgcgcacgccgcgccgccgcagcccGCCGCTGCCTACGACGCCGCCAAGCCGCAGTATTCCACTACACCTACTTACGCTCAG GTAAATGATGGCTATTATACTTACAAAACTAAT GGCACGGCTCGTGCTAACACGGCCGCGAAGACTTACGGTGGAGTGTACACCGCCACCACAGCAACTACTTCGTACCCCACTCAAGCTTACACCGCGCCTGCCGCCCAAACTGCTAATA AGACGGGTAACCGCGGCAACACTGCGTACGACACGGCGCTGTACAACGCCGCCACCATGTACGTGGCGCAGCAGAACAAGACCGGCGGAGGCGGCGG TGGCAGCGGCTGGAAGTACAACAAGTCGGGCGTGGGCGCGGCGGGGCAGCAGCGCCGCCCCAAGCCCCCGCCCAAGGCGCAGCAGCTGCACTACTGTGACGTGTGCCGCATCTCCTGCGCTGGACCACAG ACCTACAAAGAGCATCTCGAAGGCCAGAAGCACAAGAAGAAGGAGGCAGCAGTCAAACTCGCTGCCGCTGGGGCTGCCATCCAGGGCGGGCGCACGGGCGGCGGCTCGTCGCTGCGCTGCGAGCTGTGTGACGTCACGTGCACGGGCGCCGACGCCTACGCCGCGCACGTCCGCGGCATCAAGCACCAGAAGGTCGTGAAGCTGCACACGATGTTGGGGAAGCCGATTCCGTCCACCGAGCCGACTAAGATTGGAG CCAAAAAGACGGTCGCCGGCGCGCCCAAGATCGCTTTCGTGGCGTCCGGCGGGCTCAGCACTGTGGGCACTACCGAGGGCACCCCCGCAGGCGAGGTCAAGGACGAAGACAAGGAGTCTGACGGCGAGCCCGAGCCCGAGGTGCAGCCCGTCGGCCAGGACTACATCGAGGAGATCAGGGGAGACGACGGCAAGGCGCTCAGCTTCAACTGCAAGCTGTGCGACTGCCGGTTCAATGACCCTAACGCTAAGGAGATGCACATGAAGGGCAGGCGCCATCGGCTGCAGTATAAGAAGAAG GTTCAGCCCGACCTGGTGGTGAACGTGAAGCCGTCCATGCACCAGCGCAAGCTCGCGGAGCAGAAGGCGCAGCGGATGCTGGTGCGCGAAGAGCTGTGGGCGCGCCGCCGCATGCACGag AACATGGAGGAGGAGGAGCGCGCGTACTGGGAGGGCGGCGCGGAGACGTGGtggccgcgcgcgccgcaccACCACATGCACCCT GGCATGGGCATGGGCtacggcggcgcgcggcgcccGGAGACCTCCGACGACCGGCACGTGGCGGCCAAGCACGCCGCCATCTACCCGGCCGAGGCCGAGCTGCAGCTCATCCAGCGAGCCGTGAGCCACACGGAGCGCGCGCTCAAGGCGCTCAGTGACGCGATGCAGCCACCTAGCAAGACCAAG ACTCCGGCGGCGCCGGCTGCTAAAGTGACGGTCAAGCAAGAGGAACCTAACAAGGAAGAGAAACCAGAAGGCAAGGAAGATGGCCGCGATAACCAATT GTTTTCATTCATGGGTGAAGGCGAGAACGTCCCAGCGGGTGACGctgcgccgcccccgcgcgcgcTCAAGGGCGTCATGCGCGTCGGACTGCTCGCTAAAG GGCTGCTGCTGAAGGGCGACCGCGACGTGCGCCTGGTGGTGCTGTGCCACGACCGCCCCACCGTCACGCTGCTGAAGCGCGTCGCCGCCGACCTGCCCGTGCACCTCAACAAGGTCAAG GGTCCGGGCGACGAGCCCAAGTACAAGGTGGAGCTGCTGCCGGCGGAGGGCGCGGTGCAGGTGTCGGACGGCTCCGTGCACGTGCTGGTCAGCCTCACCTCCGCCGTCATGCGCGAGCCCGCAG AGGGCGGCGACATTAAACGCGACGACAAGGACGTGCTTCCGCGGCAGAAGTGTCTGGACGCGCTGGCCGCGCTGCGCCACGCCAAGTGGTTCCAG GCTAGGGCCGCCACGCTGCAGTCTTGCGTGATCATCATCCGCATCCTGCGGGACCTGTGCCGCAGGATCCCCAACTGGACGCCGCTCAACCCCTAC GCGATGGAGCTGCTGGTGTCGGCGGTGATGCAgtcggcgggcgcggcgctgtCGCCGGGCGAGGCACTGCGCCGCGTGCTCGAGGCGGTGGCGGGCGGCTGTCTGCTGGAGCACGCGCCCGGCCTGCGCGACCCCTGCGAGAAGGACTTGGTG GACGCGCTCGGCAACATGCCGCCGCAGAAGCGTGAGGACATCACGGCGTCCGCGCAGCAGTTCCTGCGCCAGGTCGCCTTCAGACAGATCCACAAG